One segment of Nostoc piscinale CENA21 DNA contains the following:
- a CDS encoding beta strand repeat-containing protein, with the protein MLKPHHSHNHLLKLIRSVTLILTTLSYQSLILLTQAPATAQVAPRLCATPGKDGPSNLGGIINTYYPGATNTTVAAGSTTIPVGAINPNGSTTPITAGDLLLIIQMQGADINSSNTDSYGNGVSGGGNNANVNLAPATTGASGNLNNANFTAGNYEYVVATGPISGSSIPIQGINGGGLINSYSNTPFGTQGQRTYQVIRVPQYSSATMSSSLTAAPWNGASGGILIYDVAGNLNLASATVDVSGIGFRGGAGRQLRGDTTGSLTDYVTLSTTNANGSKGEGTAGTPRYVLNSATISAIDTGVEGYPSGSYGRGAPGNAGGGSTDGRPSSNNENSGGGGGSNGGSGGLGGRSWTSGLFVGGFGGANFPATSNRVVLGGGGGAGTTNQATSASVGIPTNGIASSGANGGGMVLIRTGSVSGTGTINANGASAFDVRQDGTGGGGAGGSVVVMAANNNLTGLTVNARGGNGGNVRFSSATQPFDGAHGPGGGGGGGVVFTSSGASVNVTGGQSGTAKDPVDPADPYFGATAGTGGISQAVGTIPGASSGAQCIPQLTITKTTSTPGPIIKPGKATYTITVGNAANRATATNIDITDPLPSGFSFDGSVTPTVTLNGGATRTSVSNPTAGATTLNFGSFNIPGGASVQITFTTDVAATVPDGVYNNGATATYLDPTRTIANGTTSVTYDPATVGEEVAVGSATPTPLLRLRGVKRITNVVRNGLPLSGVNFGSFIDDPNDQNDNAPGWSQLSPVGIINLSSQFTLQSGDEVEYTIYFLADGNQAIQNARFCDPIPTGTTFISNSFASASGILVNLANINTPRTNTADGDNGSFFSPLAPLSANNVCPNQTNPTGAVVVNFGTLNYTAGSNFGFVRFRVRVD; encoded by the coding sequence ATGCTAAAACCCCACCATTCTCACAACCATCTCCTAAAACTTATCCGTAGTGTTACCCTCATCCTCACTACCCTCAGCTATCAAAGCCTAATATTACTCACCCAAGCACCAGCCACAGCCCAAGTCGCACCCCGCTTATGTGCCACCCCCGGTAAAGACGGCCCCAGCAACTTAGGCGGCATCATCAACACTTACTACCCTGGTGCAACAAATACAACCGTTGCCGCAGGCTCAACCACCATCCCTGTCGGTGCAATTAACCCCAACGGTTCTACCACTCCCATTACTGCGGGAGACTTATTGCTCATCATCCAAATGCAAGGCGCAGATATTAACTCCAGCAACACTGATAGTTACGGTAATGGAGTTTCTGGTGGTGGCAATAATGCCAATGTTAACCTTGCTCCCGCAACCACAGGTGCTAGTGGCAACCTCAACAATGCCAACTTCACAGCAGGTAATTATGAATATGTTGTCGCTACTGGGCCAATATCTGGCAGTTCCATCCCCATTCAAGGCATCAATGGCGGAGGACTAATTAATTCCTACAGTAATACCCCATTCGGAACTCAAGGACAAAGAACCTATCAAGTCATCCGTGTACCGCAATATTCCAGTGCCACCATGAGTTCTAGCCTCACCGCCGCACCTTGGAACGGTGCTTCAGGCGGAATTTTAATTTATGATGTTGCAGGCAACTTAAATTTAGCCAGTGCCACTGTAGATGTAAGTGGTATTGGGTTCCGTGGCGGTGCAGGTCGCCAACTACGTGGTGATACCACTGGTAGTCTTACAGATTATGTGACTTTATCCACTACTAATGCCAACGGTTCTAAAGGGGAAGGTACTGCTGGCACACCCCGCTATGTACTGAATTCCGCAACTATTTCAGCCATTGATACTGGTGTTGAAGGCTATCCTAGTGGGAGTTACGGCCGTGGCGCACCTGGTAATGCTGGTGGTGGTAGTACCGATGGTAGACCATCTAGCAACAATGAAAACTCCGGTGGTGGTGGCGGTAGTAATGGAGGTTCGGGCGGTCTAGGCGGTCGTTCTTGGACATCTGGGTTATTTGTTGGTGGTTTTGGTGGCGCTAACTTTCCTGCTACCAGCAATCGTGTTGTCTTAGGTGGTGGTGGTGGTGCTGGCACAACAAATCAGGCAACTAGCGCATCTGTAGGTATTCCCACTAACGGTATTGCTAGTAGTGGCGCTAATGGTGGCGGTATGGTGTTGATTCGTACTGGCAGTGTCAGTGGTACTGGCACTATCAATGCTAACGGAGCCAGTGCTTTTGATGTCCGTCAAGATGGTACTGGTGGGGGTGGTGCTGGTGGTAGCGTGGTGGTGATGGCTGCCAATAATAACCTTACTGGTTTAACCGTAAATGCCAGAGGTGGTAACGGTGGTAATGTCAGATTCAGCAGTGCAACTCAACCGTTTGATGGCGCTCATGGCCCTGGTGGTGGTGGCGGTGGTGGAGTTGTTTTTACTAGCTCTGGTGCTAGTGTTAACGTTACAGGCGGGCAGAGTGGCACAGCAAAAGACCCCGTTGATCCTGCTGACCCTTATTTTGGTGCTACCGCAGGTACAGGTGGTATCAGCCAAGCCGTTGGTACTATCCCTGGTGCAAGTTCTGGCGCACAATGTATTCCTCAACTGACTATTACTAAAACCACCAGCACACCAGGGCCAATTATTAAGCCAGGTAAGGCAACTTATACCATCACTGTTGGCAATGCTGCTAACCGAGCTACTGCTACCAATATTGATATTACCGATCCGTTGCCTAGTGGTTTTAGTTTTGATGGTTCTGTTACTCCTACCGTGACCTTGAACGGCGGCGCAACACGTACCAGTGTGAGTAACCCAACTGCTGGTGCAACAACGCTGAATTTTGGTAGCTTCAATATTCCCGGTGGCGCAAGTGTGCAGATTACCTTTACTACCGATGTGGCTGCAACTGTACCTGATGGAGTGTACAACAATGGTGCCACTGCAACCTATCTTGACCCCACCCGAACAATAGCAAATGGGACAACCAGTGTGACTTACGACCCCGCAACAGTAGGAGAAGAAGTAGCAGTTGGTTCTGCTACACCCACTCCACTTTTAAGGTTGCGGGGTGTGAAACGAATTACCAATGTTGTCAGAAATGGTTTGCCTTTGAGTGGTGTTAACTTTGGTAGTTTTATTGATGATCCTAATGACCAAAACGATAACGCTCCAGGTTGGTCTCAACTTTCCCCAGTAGGAATTATTAACCTGAGTTCGCAATTCACTTTACAAAGTGGCGATGAAGTTGAATATACAATTTACTTTCTTGCCGATGGCAACCAGGCAATACAGAACGCCAGATTTTGTGACCCTATCCCTACAGGTACAACATTTATTAGTAACAGCTTTGCTTCCGCTAGTGGAATTTTAGTGAATTTAGCTAATATAAATACACCCAGAACTAATACTGCGGATGGCGATAATGGTAGCTTTTTTTCACCTTTAGCTCCTTTAAGTGCCAATAATGTGTGTCCTAATCAAACTAATCCCACAGGAGCAGTAGTTGTGAATTTCGGCACTCTCAACTATACAGCAGGTAGCAATTTCGGTTTTGTACGCTTCCGTGTCCGAGTGGATTAA
- a CDS encoding reverse transcriptase domain-containing protein, whose protein sequence is MMSENLWDRFLTYDNFLLAWQRTVNVTSRMIIDELGFKIFAFNLEANLKDLIRQIKAEDFPYTPLADHKVYVPKPSTTLRTMSLMAVPDVIVYQALVNVIADESHQYLVSHENQHIFGNIYAGSGKRWMLKPWKQQYNNFVNSVEKLYRNGNSWIASTDIVSFYDTIDHERLIQIVDKYCGHQMCNKFGNLLKECLSKWSAHTVDVKMSRGIPQGSNASDFLANLFLHELDKIMICRGYNYVRYVDDIRIL, encoded by the coding sequence ATGATGAGTGAAAATTTGTGGGATAGATTTCTAACTTATGATAATTTTTTACTTGCTTGGCAAAGAACAGTTAATGTTACTAGCCGTATGATTATTGATGAGTTAGGGTTTAAAATATTTGCATTTAATCTTGAAGCAAATCTCAAAGATTTAATAAGACAAATAAAAGCAGAAGATTTTCCCTATACACCTCTAGCGGATCATAAAGTTTATGTTCCAAAACCATCAACGACATTGAGAACAATGTCACTCATGGCTGTACCTGATGTTATTGTTTACCAGGCTTTAGTTAACGTTATTGCTGACGAAAGCCATCAATATTTAGTATCTCACGAGAATCAGCATATATTTGGAAATATTTACGCTGGTTCCGGTAAACGATGGATGCTCAAACCGTGGAAACAACAGTATAACAACTTTGTTAATTCGGTTGAGAAATTATATCGTAATGGGAATTCTTGGATCGCATCAACAGATATTGTGTCATTCTATGACACTATTGATCATGAGAGACTGATTCAGATTGTAGATAAATATTGTGGACATCAAATGTGCAACAAGTTTGGAAATCTTTTGAAAGAATGTCTTTCAAAATGGTCAGCACATACAGTAGATGTAAAAATGAGTCGAGGAATTCCTCAAGGTAGTAATGCTTCAGACTTTTTAGCCAATTTGTTCTTACATGAACTTGACAAGATAATGATTTGCAGAGGGTATAACTATGTACGTTATGTAGACGATATACGTATTTTATGA
- a CDS encoding SDR family oxidoreductase: protein MENFIHPSVRERWTLAGRKALITGATKGIGLAIAQEFLALGAEVIIVARNSETIEQQINNWHSLGKVYGVAADVATSEGRQIMEEYVSKTFGTLDILVNNVGTNIRKSANDYTEAEVAAIFQTNLTSIFELSRLFYPLLKTSENSSIVNISSVAGLISVRTGAPYGMTKAALVQLTRSLAVEWASDHIRVNVIAPWFIQTPLTEPLLKNPETLDAVLSRTPMKRVGQPEEVASITAFLCMSAASYITGQCIAVDGGFMAFGF, encoded by the coding sequence GTGGAAAACTTTATTCACCCATCAGTCCGCGAACGCTGGACATTAGCTGGACGTAAAGCTTTAATTACCGGAGCTACAAAAGGAATTGGTTTAGCAATTGCTCAAGAGTTTTTGGCTTTAGGTGCAGAAGTCATCATTGTGGCTCGCAATTCTGAAACAATTGAGCAACAGATTAATAATTGGCATTCTCTTGGAAAAGTTTATGGAGTTGCAGCCGATGTGGCAACTTCTGAAGGTCGTCAAATAATGGAGGAGTACGTCAGTAAAACCTTTGGAACACTCGACATTTTGGTGAATAACGTCGGCACAAATATTCGTAAGTCAGCAAATGATTATACAGAAGCAGAAGTTGCGGCGATATTTCAAACTAATCTCACTTCTATATTTGAACTTTCTCGACTGTTTTATCCCTTACTAAAAACCAGTGAAAACAGCAGTATTGTCAACATCAGTTCTGTGGCTGGATTAATTTCAGTTCGCACTGGCGCACCTTATGGTATGACCAAAGCCGCACTTGTGCAGTTAACGCGATCGCTGGCTGTAGAATGGGCAAGTGATCACATTCGTGTTAATGTGATCGCACCTTGGTTTATTCAAACTCCCCTCACTGAACCTCTACTGAAAAATCCTGAGACTTTAGATGCAGTCCTTTCTCGTACCCCAATGAAGCGTGTAGGTCAACCAGAAGAAGTAGCAAGTATTACGGCTTTTCTCTGTATGTCCGCCGCATCTTACATTACAGGACAATGTATTGCTGTTGATGGCGGATTTATGGCATTTGGTTTTTAA
- a CDS encoding MDR/zinc-dependent alcohol dehydrogenase-like family protein, with product MKGLWLENQQLQLRTDIPVPEPQLGEALVRVLRAGICNTDLELKRGYYPYTGILGHEFVGVVEQGPENLINQRVVGEINAACGHCRFCLRGQPTHCENRTVLGIVNRHGAFADYLCLPVKNLHPVPDNVSTDVATFTEPLAAALEIQRQVVVCPDDCVLVVGDGKLGQLVAQTLALTNCQLLVVGRHPEKLANLAGRGIKTGLVDAVTDKAFDISVDCTGNAEGFAIARRALRPRGTLVMKSTYAGNLSLDASSLVVDEITLIGSRCGPFSAALELLAAEKVDVKPLIHAHYPLIEGLTAFAEAQRRGVLKVLLDMSKV from the coding sequence ATGAAAGGACTCTGGCTTGAAAACCAACAACTGCAACTACGCACAGATATTCCAGTTCCAGAACCGCAATTAGGCGAAGCTTTGGTACGTGTTTTGCGGGCGGGAATTTGTAATACTGACCTGGAGTTGAAGCGTGGTTACTATCCATATACTGGGATTTTGGGGCATGAATTTGTCGGTGTTGTGGAACAAGGCCCAGAGAACTTAATCAATCAACGGGTAGTAGGCGAAATTAACGCAGCCTGTGGTCATTGTCGCTTTTGTCTTCGGGGACAGCCGACTCACTGCGAAAATCGCACAGTATTGGGTATTGTGAATCGTCACGGGGCTTTTGCAGATTATCTGTGTTTACCCGTAAAAAACTTACATCCTGTACCGGATAATGTGTCTACAGATGTTGCAACTTTTACCGAACCTCTAGCCGCAGCTTTGGAAATTCAACGGCAAGTGGTTGTGTGTCCTGATGACTGTGTGTTAGTGGTGGGAGATGGGAAGTTGGGTCAACTGGTAGCACAAACATTGGCTTTAACTAATTGTCAGTTGTTGGTTGTGGGTCGTCATCCTGAAAAACTGGCGAACTTAGCCGGGAGAGGAATTAAAACTGGTTTAGTTGATGCAGTTACAGATAAAGCTTTTGATATTTCTGTAGATTGTACGGGTAATGCCGAAGGGTTTGCGATCGCTCGTCGCGCTTTACGTCCCCGTGGTACCCTAGTTATGAAAAGTACCTACGCAGGCAACCTGAGTTTAGATGCTTCGTCTCTGGTTGTAGACGAAATCACCCTTATTGGTTCCCGTTGTGGCCCGTTTTCCGCAGCGTTGGAATTATTAGCAGCAGAAAAAGTGGACGTAAAACCTTTAATTCACGCCCATTATCCTCTCATCGAAGGTCTTACAGCTTTTGCAGAAGCACAACGTCGGGGGGTGTTAAAAGTGTTGTTAGACATGAGTAAAGTATGA
- a CDS encoding OmpA family protein — protein MIPKNHPNSLKPSQTPLPWRTWRTWRFVPFLLLILPQIAIAQTSPTSLQVTVNTNQDGQIQPDDKLTLREAIALVNGNLSVEKLSNQEKAQVQPSNNNARIEFNLPPNQTTIQLQQELPPLNTPGLIVDGTSQPSYDASRSATAEIAIPQPIVTITPAANQEILRGFTVVADNVQIRGLSIYGFRSLNQGATLTTPPADIFISHRLPPPNTKQQQPPNSNFPFGDKDIPPKGVVIENNWLGITPDEKMPENTSAFGVYVFNSTGTTIRRNRISYHEGSAIITSVRAENTLMTENIIVGNGIAGMPDAVRLEGVIANSQLQGNLICGNDGAGVYLFKPTGNVKIHDNRITFNGRRLRRAAVYLMGNANQVTDNEIRNQTGPGVSVTAFGTHGSFGSAIANIIQNNRFSDLEGLSIDLNTQQQLNISDFQRGDGPNPKRNSPNRRLETANGAVNAPEFASSQLLLVNGQALISGAADPGTKVQIYRVQGNEKYGPLSEPLTTLTADEKGNFSGSLAGLRSGERISAIATHPKYGTSEPAYNAIITDPSGKNNSPSSINNSTPPKCVSVPLPPQPTPQPEPEPIRLKAPRIIHFALDKDFISQESSTVLNQVAQVLQQYPFIVIEIEGHTDIRASDAYNLDLGKRRAMSARNYLLKQGIAAERMTIRSLGEKQRRTSGNTVIDTARDRRVEIIFKDTRGLEIILEEQEKDLQIEPTS, from the coding sequence ATGATACCAAAAAACCACCCTAATTCCCTAAAACCCTCTCAAACTCCTCTTCCTTGGCGTACTTGGCGTACTTGGCGGTTCGTTCCTTTCTTACTTCTAATCCTCCCCCAAATTGCGATCGCCCAAACATCCCCCACATCCCTACAAGTAACAGTCAACACTAACCAAGATGGACAAATACAACCAGACGACAAACTCACCTTACGCGAAGCCATTGCCCTAGTAAACGGTAATCTCTCCGTAGAAAAATTGAGTAACCAAGAAAAAGCGCAGGTACAACCCAGTAATAACAACGCGCGAATTGAATTTAACTTACCGCCAAATCAAACCACTATCCAACTACAGCAAGAATTACCACCCCTAAACACACCAGGATTAATAGTAGACGGTACTAGCCAACCAAGTTACGATGCGTCACGTTCTGCAACGGCGGAAATTGCCATTCCTCAACCAATAGTCACTATCACACCCGCCGCCAACCAAGAGATATTGCGTGGTTTTACAGTCGTCGCTGATAATGTGCAGATTCGCGGTTTAAGTATCTACGGTTTCCGTTCCCTCAATCAAGGCGCAACCTTAACCACACCACCAGCCGATATTTTCATTTCCCATCGTTTACCGCCTCCTAATACCAAACAGCAACAACCACCCAACAGTAATTTTCCCTTTGGAGACAAAGACATTCCACCCAAAGGCGTGGTAATTGAAAACAACTGGTTAGGCATTACCCCAGATGAGAAAATGCCAGAGAACACCTCAGCCTTTGGTGTCTACGTTTTCAACAGCACCGGGACAACAATCAGACGTAACCGTATTTCTTACCATGAAGGCAGTGCAATTATTACCTCAGTGCGTGCTGAAAATACCTTAATGACAGAAAACATCATTGTTGGTAACGGTATAGCCGGAATGCCTGATGCAGTCAGATTAGAAGGGGTAATTGCTAATTCTCAACTGCAAGGAAATTTGATTTGCGGTAACGATGGGGCTGGTGTTTATTTATTCAAACCCACAGGTAACGTCAAAATTCACGATAACCGCATCACCTTTAACGGTAGACGTTTGCGCCGCGCCGCAGTTTACTTAATGGGGAACGCAAATCAAGTTACTGATAACGAAATTCGCAACCAAACCGGGCCGGGAGTATCAGTGACAGCCTTTGGTACTCATGGTAGTTTTGGGAGTGCGATCGCTAACATCATTCAAAATAATAGATTTAGCGATTTAGAAGGTTTAAGTATTGACCTCAACACCCAGCAGCAACTAAACATCAGCGACTTTCAACGAGGAGACGGCCCCAACCCCAAACGCAACAGTCCCAACCGCAGACTTGAAACAGCCAATGGTGCGGTGAACGCACCAGAATTTGCAAGTTCTCAGTTATTACTAGTTAACGGTCAAGCCTTAATTAGCGGTGCGGCTGATCCTGGTACTAAAGTGCAGATATATCGCGTCCAGGGAAACGAGAAATATGGCCCTTTAAGTGAACCACTCACAACATTAACTGCCGATGAAAAAGGTAACTTTAGCGGTAGTTTAGCAGGTTTGCGGTCTGGGGAGAGAATAAGTGCGATCGCCACCCATCCAAAATACGGTACATCCGAACCAGCCTACAACGCCATCATCACAGACCCATCTGGGAAAAATAACTCACCCTCTTCCATAAATAATTCCACACCACCCAAATGTGTCAGCGTACCCCTACCACCACAACCAACCCCACAACCCGAACCAGAACCTATCCGGCTGAAAGCTCCACGCATCATTCACTTTGCCTTAGACAAAGACTTCATCAGCCAAGAAAGCAGCACAGTCCTCAACCAAGTTGCTCAAGTCTTACAACAATATCCCTTCATTGTCATTGAAATTGAAGGTCATACAGATATCCGCGCCAGTGATGCCTACAACTTAGACTTAGGCAAACGCCGCGCCATGTCTGCCAGAAACTACCTCCTCAAACAAGGAATTGCCGCCGAAAGAATGACCATTCGTTCCCTTGGCGAAAAACAACGACGCACCTCCGGTAACACCGTCATCGATACAGCCAGAGATAGACGAGTAGAAATAATTTTCAAAGATACCAGAGGACTAGAAATCATCCTTGAAGAACAAGAGAAAGACTTGCAAATAGAACCCACTTCTTAA
- a CDS encoding transposase translates to MAGRFEGLSDLEWKLFEDIFPKEPEKRERRMPHAPFRHVLNTLLYILITGCRWCDVPKGEIWASKSAAHRWLQRWETDGTLESLQASTLGIAQEKGLINWNYGAVDGSFSPWKRWR, encoded by the coding sequence ATGGCTGGGCGATTTGAAGGATTAAGTGACCTGGAGTGGAAGCTGTTTGAAGATATATTCCCCAAAGAACCAGAAAAAAGAGAACGGAGAATGCCTCATGCGCCATTTCGCCATGTACTTAATACATTGCTGTATATATTGATAACTGGATGTCGTTGGTGTGATGTGCCAAAGGGAGAGATTTGGGCATCAAAAAGTGCAGCACATAGATGGTTACAACGTTGGGAAACAGATGGAACGTTAGAAAGTTTACAAGCAAGTACATTAGGAATTGCTCAAGAGAAGGGTTTAATCAACTGGAATTACGGCGCTGTAGACGGGTCTTTTTCCCCCTGGAAAAGGTGGCGGTGA